CGGCCGAGCTTAGCCTCTAGCTGGCTGAGGAAGCCGGCTTGCCCCTGCACGATCTTGCTCCTCGCGGAGGCGAGGGAGAACCATGCAGCCCGATCGACCTCAGGGAAGGCCTGGTACTTTCCTGATCGCGGCGGCCATTCCATGTCGAAGGTGTTGCTCTGTACGCGGGACGCATCGATATCCTTCTGCATGGCGAAGGCGTGAACCAACTTGCCGCTCGGCTGCCGTAGTGTGTGCAGCGGGATCACCTCGCCCTCGGCGGAGAAGCCGGTTTCTTCTTCGAACTCCCGCCGCGCAGCGGTGAGCGGGTCTTCGCCGTCTCCGATCTCCCCCTTGGGAATCGACCAGGCGCCGTCATCCTTCTGCGCCCAGAACGGGCCGCCCGGGTGCACGAGCAGCACCTCGAGACGACCGGAGACCTCGCGGTACAGGAGAAGGCCGGCACTTTTCTTCGGCATGACTCACCTCGCTCTCTTCGGCACGCAGATGGCAGCATCAACGACCACTTACGTGCCAACGGTTGACGAGCGCCAAATTCTGCAAGTGACCTTTGCCGCTCCATGGTACCAGCCGTGCTGGCAACGCTTGTGGTCCTAAACGCTTCTCCTCTGCTATAATCCGCCCGCACGTACATGCTTGGATGGGCCCGATTGAGGGCGTTAGGCGCTCTGTCCCTGCCCCAGATGCGACCAAACACGTCGAAGGGTATGGCGGAAGCAGGTGCCAAACCAGGTTGCTGACTATATGGTCGCGGCTCACCCGGCTCCTGACGGTTTTTTGGGGAACGAACCGGCAGGTTTCCTTGCCGCAGCCGACCAAACTCGTCCGGGACTTCATGAAGTAGCGGCGTGTCTTTGAAGTCGATGGATACTGATGGGAGAGTCTACGCATGAGGATGGCGACCCAGGATTCAAAGTGAATGCCGCCGTCAGGAGCATGGAGAAGATCAATTCGCTCACGACCTCCAAGAACCCGATTCAGAGGGCCATCCTGGCTTGATTGTACCAGCGTCGGACTCCGCAAGAGCTTCGAGAAAGGGCTAAGATTCGACCCGCACCGGGCCATGTCCACCGACTGAGAGACTCCAAGGGAGACACAGCGCGTTCTCACCGGTGCAGCGTTCCAGCCGCTATACTGCTCGGCCATGACGCGAGACCGCGGGCCCTTTCGCGACGTTCCCTACATGGGCGTCATCTACGTCGTCGCCGAGGCGATGAAGCTCGGCTATCACGGCGACCACCCGGAGTGGTGCAACCTCGGGCAGGGGATGCCCGAGGTGGGCGTGCTGCCGGGGGCGCCGCCGCGCGCCGCGAAGATCGAGATCGAAGTGCGCGACCTGGCCTACGGGCCGGTGCCCGGCATCCCTGAGCTACGCGAGAAGGTGGCGGCGCTCTACAACCTCTGGTACCGGCGCGACCACGCCTCGCGCTATACCGCGGACAACGTCGCCATCACTGCCGGGGGCAGGCTGGCCTTGACGCGCGCCGTCTGGGCTCTCGACGCGGTGCGCCTCGGCTACTTCACGCCCGATTACACCGCTTACGAGGATCTGTTGGGCGGGGTGCCCCGGCTCGAGCCGGTGCACATCGAGCTGCCCGCAACGAATGGCTTCGCCATCGCGCCGGCGGAGCTCGAAGCGCGGGTGCGCGCGGAGAGAATCGACGCGCTCCTGATCTCCAACCCGTGCAATCCCACCGGACGCGTGATCCGCGACGACGAGCTCGAGGCTTGGGTGGCGCTGGGGCGCCGGCAGGGCACGGCGCTTCTCTTCGACGAGTTCTACTCGCACTTCGTGTGGAACGGCAGCGGCCCGGTGAGCGCGGCGCGGTTCGTCGAAGACGTCGACCGCGACCCCGTGCTCATCGTGGACGGGCTGACCAAGAGCTACCGCTATCCCGGCTGGCGCTGCGGCTGGACGCTCGGGCCGCGGGACTGGATCGAGACGCTCACTTGCTCCGGCAGCGCCCTCGACGGCGGCGCCTCGCGCTGGCAGCAGAAGGGCGCCTTGCCTCTCGTCGAGCCCGCGCACGCCGAGCGCGAAACGGAGGCGATGCGCGCCGCCTTCCGGCCGAAGCGCGATCTCATGGTGCGGCGGTTGCGCGCCATGGGAGTCGAGTTCCCCCGCGAGCCCGAGGGCACCTTCTATTGTTGGGGCTCGCTCGAGAAGCTGCCGCCGCCGTTCGACGATGGCCACTCCTTCTTCCGCCGCGCCCTCGAGGAGCGCGTCATCACCGTTCCCGGCGAGTTCTTCGACGTCAACCCGCGCAAGCACCGTCCCGGACCCTCGCGCTTGCAGCAATGGATGCGCTTCAGTTTCGGGGCTCCCATCGAAGTGGTGGAAGGCGGCCTCGATCGCCTCGAGTCGATGCTCCGGTAAGCTGCTGTTCCGGCCTGCACCGTGACCTACTTGTCATCCCCTATGGTCGATCGGATATTCCGACTGAGTGGTTCTGGCGTGGTAGCGGCCGCGCACAGGACGCGGCGAACGACCGGAGCGCCGGCCTCGAGCTCGACAGCGGCGGCAGCTTGGAGCCGGCGTTCGTGGCGTTCAGCACCCGGAGGGACCGAGATGCGAGTGAAGACCATGCGGGCGAACGTGTTCCGCGGTGTGAACCAGTTTCGCGTCGAAGAAGTCGAGCGGCCGGTGGCAGGAGTGGGGGAAGTCGTGATACGCATCACGCTCACCACAATCTGCGGCACCGACCTGCATATCGTACGTGGCGAGTACCCAGTGCGGCCGGGGCTCGTGGTCGGCCACGAGCCGGTCGGCGTCATCGAGGACATCGGGCCAGGTGTCCAGGGCTACGAGATCGGCCAGCGCGTGCTCGTGGGCGCCATCACGCCGTGCGGGCAGTGCTTTGCCTGCCTTTCCGGGCACCTGTCGCAGTGCGGACACGGTGCGGGCTTCGAGGCGATCGGCGGCTGGCGTTTCGGCAACACGATCCACGGCGCGCAGGCCGAGTACCTGCGGGTGCCATACGCGCAAGCGAACCTGGCCAAAATCCCGGAGGGCGTGAGTGACGAGCAAGTCGTCTTGCTCGCCGACATTGCTTCCACCGGGTTCAGCGGCGCCGAGTCGGGCGGCGTGAAGCTCGGCGATTCGGTGGTGGTCTTCGCGCAGGGGCCGATCGGCCTGTGCGCCACAGCCGGCGCCAAGCTCATGGGGGCGGCTCTCGTCATCGGTATCGACGGCGACGAGACCCGGCTGAAGATGGCACTCCGCATGGGCGCGGATGTCGCCTTGGATTTCCGCCACGTGGACGTCGTGGAAGAGGTGAAGCGCCTCACGGACGGCGGTGCCGACGTGGCGATCGAGGCGCTCGGGACACAGCAGACCTTCGAGAGCTCGCTCCGCAGCCTGCGCCCTGGCGGCACGCTGTCCAGCCTGGGAGTGTACTCCGGCAAACTGCAAGTTCCCTACGAGGCCTTTGCGGCCGGGCTGGGTGACCACAAGATCGTCACTACGCTTTGCCCAGGCGGCAAGGAGCGCATGCGTCGTCTGATCCGCCTCGTGCAGTCCGGCCGCTTCGACCCGCGGCCGCTCCTGACTCATTCCTTCACTCTCGACGAGATCGCCGAGGGGTACCGCGTCTTCGGTGAGCGCTTGGATGGCGTGCTCAAAGTCGCGATCCGACCCTGAGGGCTCAGCCTGGAGGCCAGGTCATGGGACGGCCGCCGAGGACGTGCAGGTGCAGGTGGAAGACGCTTTGGCCGGCGCCGGCGTTGCAGTTCGTCACCACACGGTAGCCCTCGTCGGCGATGCCACGTTCTTTGGCGAGGGCGGCCGCCAGGCGCAGCATCCGGCCGAGCAAGGCGTCGTCGCCAGGAGAGAGGTCGTTCAGCGTCGCGATGTGCCGGCGCGGGATGATGAGGAGGTGCACTGGCGCTTGGGGGTTGATGTCGGCGAAGGCGACGAGCGCATCGTCCTCGAAGACGCGCTGGTGGGGGATCTCCTTGGCAGCGATGCGACAGAAAAGACACGCCACCGCAGCCTCCGCTCGCATCAGGTCACTCGGGCAGTACTCGAGGCACGTAGATTACTCCCGTGGGCAGCGACGGGAAACTTCGTTTTGGCGCGACCCTTGTAACGTCGGCAGGTCATGGAAGGACGTGCGTCGTTTCCCGTGGCGACGCGCCTCGTCGCGTCTTCTCGCTGTCGCCGCCGGCGACGTTGGGTGTTGCCGGAGGTGGCGCCTCCCACGGCCGCAAGCCGCTCGCGTCCAAGCAGTTGCCCCGGGTGCGCCGCCCGCCGTCCGGGGCTAATGGCGCGTTGCAGGGCCCCTGCCGCCATGCTAGGCTGGCTCGGCTACATCGGGCATGCCGATCGGGGTTGGGTTGAGCCCTCGTTCGGTTTCCGCGGCGCTTCTGCGGGGCCACGATCGACGTCGACATCAAGGCGGGCAGCGGGCTTCCCCAGGGGGGAAGCATGGATGAGGTGTGTCCAAGCCAAGGAGTTTCGGGGCCATGAAGCAACCACAAGCGCCAGCCAAGAAGGATGCGAAGGGCGAGGTCAAGGACGGTCCCAGGCAGCGGGCCGACCTGGCGGTGGCGCAAATCCGCAAGCAATTCGGTGACGGCTCGATCATGCGACTCGGCGAGCGCAAGCAGCACGAGGGCGTGACCGTCATACCCACGGGCAGTCTCAGCCTGGACATCGCCCTTGGCGTGGGCGGCGTGCCGCGGGGCCGGGTCCTCGAGATCTTCGGGCCCGAAGGTTCGGGCAAGACCACGCTGGCCCAGTCCATCATCGCCAATGCCCAGCGCGCCGGCGGCATCGCCGCCTTCGTCGACGCGGAGCACGCTTTCGACGTGGTGTACTCGCGCAAGCTTGGCGTGGACGTGGACAACCTGCTGGTGTCGCAGCCCGACACGGGCGAGCAGGCCCTCGACATCGTCGAGGTCCTGGTGCGCAGCGGCGCCATCGACGTGGTGGTCATCGACTCGGTAGCGGCGCTGGTGCCGCGCGCCGAGATCGAAGGCGAGATGGGCGATTCCCACGTGGGACTGCAGGCGCGGCTCATGTCGCAGGCGTTGCGCAAGCTGGCCGGCGTGGTGAGCAAGACCAACACCTGCGTCGTCTTCATCAATCAGATCCGCATGAAGATCGGCGTCATGTTCGGCAACCCGGAGACGACGAGCGGCGGCAACGCGCTCAAGTTCTACAGCTCCGTGCGCCTCGACATCCGGCGCATCGCCAACCTCAAGGACGGCGAGAACATCGTCGGCAACCGCACCAAGGTGAAGGTGGTGAAGAACAAGGTGGCGCCGCCCTTCCGCACCGCCGAGTTCGACATCATCTATGGCGAGGGCATCAGCTTCCTGGGCGACGTCGTCGACCTGGGGGTGGCGAGCGAGGTCATCGACAAGAGCGGTACCTGGCTCACCTTCGGCGAGGACAAGATCGGTCAGGGACGGGAGCGCGCCAAGCAGTACCTGCAAGAGAATCCCAAGGCGCTGGAAACGATCGTGGCGCGCATCCGCGCGCACTATCTCCCCGCTCCTGGCAACGGCGAGGCGGCGACAACCGCTCCTGGGGCGGCCGGTACGGCGGCCGCAGCACCCGGAGCCACCACAAGCGCCACGGCCGCCGGTGCGACGGCAGCAGGTGCAGCCGCGGCGGGCGCGGCCGTAGCTGCGCGGGTCACGGTGGTGCCCGGCACACCGGCCGCTGCATCGCCTGTCCCGGTGGGAGCGGCGAGCCGAGCGCCTCACGCGGGGCCGGCTGGAGACGGCAAGGTCGAGGCGCCGCGGGGCAAACCGGAGCTGCGCGCGGTGAAGGATGAAGGCGGGAAGGACGGGGCGGGCAAACCGGTGGCGGTGAAAGCCGGCGGGCGCCCGACGCCGAGCCGCTGAAGACAAGGCATGGGGGACTGCATCCAACGTCTGTCCCCGGTTCCGGGCAAGAACACCGTGGTCGTGCATGCCGGCGGATCTCGCTTCGAGATCGCCGGCACGGCCGCGGCTGAGCTCGGTCTCGTGCCGGGGCTCGAGATTACCGAGCGCATGCGCCAAGCCCTCGTAGCCGCGGCGTCACGGCGGGAAGCGGCGGCGCGCGTGTTGCGCTGGCTCCGCGGGCGGCCGCGGACCGAACGCGACGTGCGCCGCTACCTCGAGACCCGAGGGTTTGTCGCTGAGGTGGGCGAGAGCGTCGTCGCCGAGCTCCGCAAGCAGGGGCTCGTCGACGACGCGCGTTTCGCCCAATGGTTCGTCGAGGCGCAACTGTCGCGCCGCCCCGTGGCGCTGGCCGTGCTCGAGGCGGCGCTCGCGGCGCAGGGCGTGCCGGAGCCCGAGGCCGAGGTGGCTCTCGCCGCCTGGCGCGGCCGGAGCGACGAGAAGGAGCTGGCACTGGCGGCGGCGCGCCAGCGTTTGCCTGCCTGCCGTGGCTTACCGCCGGCGAAAGCGGCGGCGCGGCTCGGGCGCTATCTGGCCGCGCGGGGCTTCGGCCTCGAAACGGTGGGCGAGGTCTGCCGCGCCCTCCTGGGCCAGGAGCCCGGCGAAGACGACGCCGGGAGCGGGCGCTCTCGTTTCGGCTAGCCGCTCATTCCCGGAGCATCGAACGTGGCACGAACCGCCCACGAGATCCGCCAGGCCTACCTGCAGTTCTTCGCCGAGCGCGGGCACACCGTGCGTCCCGGCGCCCCTCTCGTGCCCGAGGACCCCTCTTTGCTCTTCACCGTGGCCGGCATGGTGCAGTTCAAGCCGCTCTTCGCCACGCCGCCGGAGAAGCTGCCCTTCAAGCGCGCCACGACGGTGCAGAAGTGTCTGCGCGCCAACGACCTGGAGAGCGTCGGGCGGACGCTCCGCCACCACACCTTCTTCGAGATGCTGGGCAACTTCAGCTTCGGCGATTACTTCAAGGCCGAGGCCATCGAGTGGGCCTGGGACTTCACCACCCGCGTCCTCGCCATCGACCGCAGCCGCCTCTGGGTTTCGGTGTACGAGGACGACGACGAAGCGGCCAGCCTCTGGCGTCGCGTCGCCAACCTGCCCGCGGAGCGCATCGTGCGTCTCGGCAAGGCGGACAACTTCTGGGGCCCGGCGGGTGACACCGGCGCCTGCGGCCCGAGCTCGGAGCTGTACTTCGACACCGGCCGCGGCGGCTGCGGCCGGAAAGAGTGCGCGGTGGGCTGCAGCTGCGACCGCTACATCGAATTCTGGAACCTGGTGTTCCCGCAGTTCGACATGCAGGCCGGCGGCAAGCTCGTGCCTCTGGCGCATCCCGGCATCGACACTGGCATGGGGCTCGAACGCACGGCTTTCATCGCCCAAGGGGTGGCGGACAACTTCCAGTCCGACCTCTTCCGTCCGCTCATCGGGCGCATCGAGGAACTTTGCGGTGTGCCCTACCAGCGCGACGAGAGTACGCGGCTGGCGATGAACGCCATCGCCGATCACGTGCGGGCGTTGGTGTTCGCGCTCGCCGAGAACATCTATCCCTCCAACGAGGGGCGAGGCTATGTGCTGCGGCGCATCCTGCGCCGCGCCAGCGGCAAGCTGCGCCGGCTCGGCGTGGAGGAACCTTTCCTCTACAAGTTGGTGGACACCGTGGCCGGCGGCATGGCCGACGCCTATCCGGAGCTCGAGCAGGTGACGTCGCGGGTGGCGGCGCTCGTCGAGGCGGAGGAAGAACGCTTCCTCGGCACCCTCGAGGCCGGCATGTCGCGCTTCGAGGCGGCCCTGGCCGCGGCCCGCGACAGCGGCAACGTCATCCCGGGGCGCGAGGTGTTCAATCTTTACGATACGTATGGCTTTCCGCCGGAGCTGACTGCCGAGATGGCGCAGGAGCACGACGTCCGCATCGATCACGACGGTTTCCGCGCCGCCATGGAGGAACAGCGCCAGCGGGCGCGCGAACGCGCCGCCTTCCGCCCCAAGAGCGCGCCCGGGGAGCGTCCGGAGCTCGTCCTTGCCACCTCCAAGGCGACTACCTTCGTGGGCTACGAACGGGTGCGCGAGGAGTCGCCACTCGTGCTCCTGCGCTGGCGCCGCGGCGAGCGCCAGGAGGCAGAGGTGCGGTCCGGGATGGCGCTCGCCGGCGAGAGCTTCGATCTGGTTCTGGAGAGCACGCCCTTCTACGCCACTTCCGGCGGACAGGTGGCCGACAGCGGTGTCCTCACCAGCACCGATCTCATCTGGCGCGTCGCGGACGTGCGGCGCGAGGGAGCACAGATCGTGCACACCGCGGTGCTGCTGCAGCATCCCGAAGAGCTGCGCACCTGGGAGGATCTGGCCGGCTGGGTGCAAAGCCGGGGCGGACTGCGCGTACTCGCCACCGTGGAAGAGGACCTGCGCGGCGATACGGCGCGCAACCACACGGCGACGCACTTGCTCCATGCGGCCCTCAAGAAAGTGCTCGGACCGCACGTGCAGCAGGCCGGTTCCCTGGTGGCGCCGGATCGGCTGCGCTTCGATTTCAACCACTACGCGGCGTTGACGCCGGAAGAGCTGCAACACCTGGAGGCGGCGATCAACGCCCTCGTGCTCCGCAATATCCCGGTGCAGACGGACATCGAAGATTACGATCGTGCCGTGGCCCGTGGTGCGGTCGCCATGTTCGGCGAGAAGTACGAATCCCGCGTGCGGGTGGTGAGCGTCGGGGACTATTCCATGGAGCTGTGCGGTGGCACCCACGTGAGTCGGAGTGGCGACATCGGGCTCTTCGTCATCACGACGGAGGGCAGCATCGCCTCCGGCGTGCGCCGCCTCGAGGCGCTCACCGGGCGCGGCGCGCTTCGCTGGCTGGCGGCGGTGCGCGCCCGGCAGCAGAACGCGGGCCGGGCCCTCGGACTCGGCCCGGGTCAGGATGCGTCGCGCCGCATCGAGGAAATCCTCGAGGAGAATCGCCGCCTTCGGCGGCAGCTGGAAGAGACGCAGGTGCGCCTGGCGGGTGACCAATCGACGGCGTTGCTCGAGTCGGCGGTGGAGGTGAACGGCGCCCGCGTCGTTTCGGCGCGCGTCGAAGCCCCGAGCCTGGAAGCGCTGCGCGAGCTGGCCGATGCGCTGCGACGCGAGCTGCAGAGCGGCGCTGCCGTGCTCTCCACCGAGATCGAAGGAAAGATCGTCTTCCTGGCGGCGGTGACCGATGATCTGGTGCGGCGCGGCCTGCGGGCCGGGGAGTTGGTGAACCGCGTGGCGCGCATCACCGGCGGCGGCGGCGGCGGCAAGCCGCACCTCGCCCAAGCCGGCGGGCGCGACCGGAGCCGCTGGCAGGAAGCCCTCGACGCGGTGGTGCCGCTCGTGCGTTCCATGCTCTGATGCGGGTTCGGGTGAGTGCATCGCCGACGGGCGACGGCAGCGAAACTTGGAGTGCGTCGCCGACGGGCGACGACAGGGGGTAGAAGGATGGGGAGATCGCGTTCCTGGATCGTGCTCGGCGCCGTTTCTCTTCTTGCCCTCGGGGCGAGCCGGGGAGCGGCGCAGTTGCCGCCTGGCCGCGAGGAACCCCGCGAGACGACGCCGGCCCGGCCGACGCTCCCGACGACCACCGTAGCGCCCCAGCCCTCACGCTATTTCAGCGTCGAAGCCCACGAGATCGCCGTCGATCCCGCCACTTACATTCTCGGACCCCAGGACGTTCTGGCCTTCATGCTGCTCCTCGGCGAAGTGAAGCTCGAGCGCTTGCCGGTGCTGCCCGAGGGCGTCGTTCTCGTCCCCGGTGTGGGCGCGGTGCCGGCGGCGGGACGGACGCTGAAGGAGTTCCGCGAGGCCTTGCGCCAAGCGCTCTCCAAGCGTTACCGCGATTTCGAGGTGTATTGCTACCTGGCCGAAGCCCGGCAATTCCGCGTCAACGTCACCGGCGAGGTGCGCGAACCGGGAACACTGGTGGCGCGGGCTTATGAACGTGTTTCCGAACTGATCGAGCGCGCCGGCGGCTTCACCGATGCGGCCTCCCGCCGGCGCATCGAGATCCGGGACCCGAGCGGCGGTGTGCGCACCCTGGTGGATCTGGACGCCTACTACCGGCGCGGCGAAGGCGCGGCCAACCCGCATCTGGCGCCGGGGGAAGCGGTGTTCGTGCCGGTGCGGCAGCGGCGCGTCGACATCGTGGGCGCTGTGGCCCGGCCCGGCGCCTACGAATCGTTACCGGGCGAGAGCCTGCGCGCCCTCCTCGAGGTCGCCGGCGGTCCCATGCCGCAGGCGGATCTCGCCGAGGTGAGCGTGGACCGCATGGA
The nucleotide sequence above comes from Candidatus Krumholzibacteriia bacterium. Encoded proteins:
- a CDS encoding NUDIX domain-containing protein, whose translation is MPKKSAGLLLYREVSGRLEVLLVHPGGPFWAQKDDGAWSIPKGEIGDGEDPLTAARREFEEETGFSAEGEVIPLHTLRQPSGKLVHAFAMQKDIDASRVQSNTFDMEWPPRSGKYQAFPEVDRAAWFSLASARSKIVQGQAGFLSQLEAKLGR
- a CDS encoding pyridoxal phosphate-dependent aminotransferase: MTRDRGPFRDVPYMGVIYVVAEAMKLGYHGDHPEWCNLGQGMPEVGVLPGAPPRAAKIEIEVRDLAYGPVPGIPELREKVAALYNLWYRRDHASRYTADNVAITAGGRLALTRAVWALDAVRLGYFTPDYTAYEDLLGGVPRLEPVHIELPATNGFAIAPAELEARVRAERIDALLISNPCNPTGRVIRDDELEAWVALGRRQGTALLFDEFYSHFVWNGSGPVSAARFVEDVDRDPVLIVDGLTKSYRYPGWRCGWTLGPRDWIETLTCSGSALDGGASRWQQKGALPLVEPAHAERETEAMRAAFRPKRDLMVRRLRAMGVEFPREPEGTFYCWGSLEKLPPPFDDGHSFFRRALEERVITVPGEFFDVNPRKHRPGPSRLQQWMRFSFGAPIEVVEGGLDRLESMLR
- a CDS encoding alcohol dehydrogenase catalytic domain-containing protein; translation: MRANVFRGVNQFRVEEVERPVAGVGEVVIRITLTTICGTDLHIVRGEYPVRPGLVVGHEPVGVIEDIGPGVQGYEIGQRVLVGAITPCGQCFACLSGHLSQCGHGAGFEAIGGWRFGNTIHGAQAEYLRVPYAQANLAKIPEGVSDEQVVLLADIASTGFSGAESGGVKLGDSVVVFAQGPIGLCATAGAKLMGAALVIGIDGDETRLKMALRMGADVALDFRHVDVVEEVKRLTDGGADVAIEALGTQQTFESSLRSLRPGGTLSSLGVYSGKLQVPYEAFAAGLGDHKIVTTLCPGGKERMRRLIRLVQSGRFDPRPLLTHSFTLDEIAEGYRVFGERLDGVLKVAIRP
- a CDS encoding histidine triad nucleotide-binding protein; translated protein: MACLFCRIAAKEIPHQRVFEDDALVAFADINPQAPVHLLIIPRRHIATLNDLSPGDDALLGRMLRLAAALAKERGIADEGYRVVTNCNAGAGQSVFHLHLHVLGGRPMTWPPG
- a CDS encoding regulatory protein RecX — protein: MGDCIQRLSPVPGKNTVVVHAGGSRFEIAGTAAAELGLVPGLEITERMRQALVAAASRREAAARVLRWLRGRPRTERDVRRYLETRGFVAEVGESVVAELRKQGLVDDARFAQWFVEAQLSRRPVALAVLEAALAAQGVPEPEAEVALAAWRGRSDEKELALAAARQRLPACRGLPPAKAAARLGRYLAARGFGLETVGEVCRALLGQEPGEDDAGSGRSRFG
- the alaS gene encoding alanine--tRNA ligase, producing the protein MARTAHEIRQAYLQFFAERGHTVRPGAPLVPEDPSLLFTVAGMVQFKPLFATPPEKLPFKRATTVQKCLRANDLESVGRTLRHHTFFEMLGNFSFGDYFKAEAIEWAWDFTTRVLAIDRSRLWVSVYEDDDEAASLWRRVANLPAERIVRLGKADNFWGPAGDTGACGPSSELYFDTGRGGCGRKECAVGCSCDRYIEFWNLVFPQFDMQAGGKLVPLAHPGIDTGMGLERTAFIAQGVADNFQSDLFRPLIGRIEELCGVPYQRDESTRLAMNAIADHVRALVFALAENIYPSNEGRGYVLRRILRRASGKLRRLGVEEPFLYKLVDTVAGGMADAYPELEQVTSRVAALVEAEEERFLGTLEAGMSRFEAALAAARDSGNVIPGREVFNLYDTYGFPPELTAEMAQEHDVRIDHDGFRAAMEEQRQRARERAAFRPKSAPGERPELVLATSKATTFVGYERVREESPLVLLRWRRGERQEAEVRSGMALAGESFDLVLESTPFYATSGGQVADSGVLTSTDLIWRVADVRREGAQIVHTAVLLQHPEELRTWEDLAGWVQSRGGLRVLATVEEDLRGDTARNHTATHLLHAALKKVLGPHVQQAGSLVAPDRLRFDFNHYAALTPEELQHLEAAINALVLRNIPVQTDIEDYDRAVARGAVAMFGEKYESRVRVVSVGDYSMELCGGTHVSRSGDIGLFVITTEGSIASGVRRLEALTGRGALRWLAAVRARQQNAGRALGLGPGQDASRRIEEILEENRRLRRQLEETQVRLAGDQSTALLESAVEVNGARVVSARVEAPSLEALRELADALRRELQSGAAVLSTEIEGKIVFLAAVTDDLVRRGLRAGELVNRVARITGGGGGGKPHLAQAGGRDRSRWQEALDAVVPLVRSML
- a CDS encoding SLBB domain-containing protein produces the protein MGRSRSWIVLGAVSLLALGASRGAAQLPPGREEPRETTPARPTLPTTTVAPQPSRYFSVEAHEIAVDPATYILGPQDVLAFMLLLGEVKLERLPVLPEGVVLVPGVGAVPAAGRTLKEFREALRQALSKRYRDFEVYCYLAEARQFRVNVTGEVREPGTLVARAYERVSELIERAGGFTDAASRRRIEIRDPSGGVRTLVDLDAYYRRGEGAANPHLAPGEAVFVPVRQRRVDIVGAVARPGAYESLPGESLRALLEVAGGPMPQADLAEVSVDRMDAQGVVRVELMDLTGNSPTADDVVRLSVRSSLLGKARVFVTLPDGRRETLYLSDRETLRTLVPRVVQIDPNTALHDATLASRDSTGKQEEVHVDLAQVLSGAQDHPVHDGDVFSVSGVRDYVYVSGMVAQPGRFPYRADWEVNDYIGQAGGTAPGGNRDHVTILSADGNPRSGKRGSDVGRGETVHVNRSTGSKMVAALGVLTSVSALVISVVALTTQ